The following coding sequences lie in one Saccharopolyspora hordei genomic window:
- a CDS encoding MgtC/SapB family protein codes for MSSDAVVTGLREVPLLVELGTALLFSSLIGLEREFRAKSAGMRTHALVGVGAALFMLVSKYGFGDLLVFDQVSLDPSRVAAQIVSGIGFIGGGLIFVRRDAVRGLTTAATVWVVAAVGMACGSGLVVLAAATTAVHFLVVVGYPRFLRLLRRALREPQVMRIGYLDGHGVLRSVLTLCTSRGWTVMDLEVEREDTDDEEQRTAVVALRLRGKAPVASLVEEISALPGVLHAAVGEAVDPSF; via the coding sequence GTGTCTTCGGATGCGGTGGTGACCGGGCTCCGCGAGGTGCCGTTGCTGGTCGAGCTGGGGACGGCGCTGCTGTTCTCCAGCCTGATCGGGCTCGAGCGGGAGTTCCGCGCCAAGAGCGCCGGGATGCGCACGCACGCCCTGGTGGGGGTCGGTGCGGCGCTGTTCATGCTGGTGTCCAAGTACGGCTTCGGCGACCTGCTGGTCTTCGACCAGGTGTCGTTGGACCCCTCCCGGGTGGCGGCGCAGATCGTCTCCGGCATCGGCTTCATCGGCGGCGGGCTGATCTTCGTGCGCCGCGACGCGGTGCGCGGGCTGACCACGGCGGCCACGGTGTGGGTGGTGGCCGCGGTGGGGATGGCCTGCGGCAGCGGGCTGGTGGTGCTGGCCGCCGCCACCACGGCGGTGCACTTCCTGGTCGTGGTGGGCTACCCGAGGTTCCTGCGGCTGCTGCGCAGGGCGCTGCGCGAGCCGCAGGTGATGCGCATCGGCTACCTCGACGGCCACGGGGTGCTGCGCAGCGTGCTGACGCTGTGCACCAGTCGCGGGTGGACGGTGATGGACCTGGAGGTCGAGCGCGAGGACACCGACGACGAGGAGCAGCGCACCGCGGTCGTCGCGCTGCGACTGCGCGGCAAGGCGCCGGTCGCGTCCTTGGTGGAGGAGATCAGCGCGTTGCCGGGCGTGCTGCACGCCGCCGTCGGGGAGGCGGTCGACCCGAGCTTCTAG
- a CDS encoding VWA domain-containing protein produces MSLSGFTAPWWFLLLFVVAALVAGYLWLMRRRRRDTLRFSNLEVLDRVASQRQGWWKHVPPALLAVSLIMLTVALMGPTAEQRIPRNRATVMLTIDVSLSMKATDVEPSRLEAAKVAAKEFADKLTPGINLGLVSFAGTATVLVMPTTDRASVKQAIDSLKLAEATATGDGINASMQAIDSFGKMVGGPSGAPPARIVLMADGGQTIPRDMDAPRGAYTKAREARKAGVPISTISFGTRHGSIEIQGQQELVEVDDEAMQEIARLSGGEFHKAASAEQLREVYDTLGEQIGYETKHTDASKPWLVLGTLTAVIASGISVFTGRRLP; encoded by the coding sequence TTGAGTCTGTCGGGATTCACCGCTCCGTGGTGGTTCCTGCTGCTGTTCGTGGTCGCGGCGCTGGTCGCCGGCTACCTGTGGCTGATGCGGCGGCGCCGCCGGGACACGCTGCGGTTCAGCAACCTGGAGGTGCTGGACCGGGTCGCCTCCCAGCGCCAGGGCTGGTGGAAGCACGTGCCCCCGGCGCTGCTGGCGGTGTCGCTGATCATGCTCACCGTGGCGCTCATGGGCCCCACCGCGGAGCAGCGCATCCCGCGCAACCGGGCCACCGTGATGCTGACCATCGACGTGTCGCTGTCGATGAAGGCCACCGACGTCGAGCCCAGCCGGCTGGAGGCGGCGAAGGTCGCGGCCAAGGAGTTCGCCGACAAGCTCACCCCGGGCATCAACCTGGGCCTGGTGTCGTTCGCGGGCACCGCGACCGTGCTGGTCATGCCCACCACCGACCGCGCCAGCGTCAAGCAGGCCATCGACAGCCTGAAGCTGGCCGAGGCCACCGCCACCGGTGACGGGATCAACGCCTCGATGCAGGCGATCGACTCCTTCGGCAAGATGGTCGGCGGCCCGAGCGGTGCGCCGCCCGCGCGGATCGTCCTCATGGCCGACGGCGGCCAGACGATCCCGCGCGACATGGACGCCCCGCGCGGTGCCTACACGAAGGCCAGGGAGGCCCGGAAGGCCGGCGTCCCGATCTCCACGATCTCCTTCGGCACCCGGCACGGCAGCATCGAGATCCAGGGCCAGCAGGAGCTGGTCGAGGTCGACGACGAGGCCATGCAGGAGATCGCGAGGCTCTCCGGCGGCGAGTTCCACAAGGCGGCCAGCGCCGAGCAGCTCCGCGAGGTCTACGACACCCTGGGCGAGCAGATCGGCTACGAGACCAAGCACACCGACGCCAGCAAGCCGTGGCTGGTGCTGGGCACGCTCACCGCGGTCATCGCGTCCGGGATCTCGGTGTTCACCGGGCGGCGGTTGCCCTGA
- a CDS encoding DUF58 domain-containing protein, with amino-acid sequence MEAALRSLELSVRGRLDGLLQGNHLGLVPGPGTEPGEARVYQPGDDVRRMDWAVTARTAEPHIRQTVADRELETWVAMDLSPSLDFGSAACDKRELAVAALAAVVFLTTGGGNRVGAVLDNGTGPVRYPARGGAAHARALLRKVAEAPRAEEGTRGDLGRLLESLRRPPRRRGLAVVISDFVGPTDWQRALRGLGARHSLLAIEVVDPRDLELPDVGTVLLSDPETGKQREVHTTPVLRKEFAAAAAAHREEVASVLRRAGCAHLVLRTDSDWIADVVRFVVARKRGWSGGAA; translated from the coding sequence ATGGAAGCCGCGCTGCGCTCGCTCGAGCTGAGCGTGCGGGGCCGGCTGGACGGCCTGCTGCAGGGCAACCACCTCGGCCTGGTGCCCGGCCCGGGCACCGAACCGGGGGAGGCGCGGGTCTACCAGCCCGGTGACGACGTGCGCCGGATGGACTGGGCGGTCACTGCCCGCACCGCCGAGCCGCACATCCGGCAGACCGTCGCCGACCGGGAGCTGGAGACCTGGGTCGCGATGGACCTCTCGCCGAGCCTGGACTTCGGGTCGGCGGCCTGCGACAAGCGCGAGCTGGCGGTCGCGGCGCTGGCCGCCGTGGTGTTCCTGACCACCGGCGGCGGCAACCGGGTCGGCGCGGTGCTGGACAACGGGACCGGCCCGGTGCGCTACCCGGCGCGCGGGGGCGCGGCGCACGCGCGGGCGCTGCTGCGGAAGGTGGCCGAGGCGCCGCGCGCCGAGGAGGGCACCCGCGGTGACCTCGGCCGTCTGCTGGAGTCGCTGCGCCGCCCGCCGCGGCGCCGCGGGCTCGCGGTGGTGATCTCGGACTTCGTGGGCCCGACGGACTGGCAGCGCGCGCTGCGGGGCCTGGGCGCCCGGCACTCGCTGCTGGCCATCGAGGTGGTGGACCCCCGCGACCTGGAGCTGCCCGACGTGGGCACGGTGCTGCTGTCGGACCCGGAGACCGGCAAGCAGCGGGAGGTGCACACCACCCCGGTGCTGCGCAAGGAGTTCGCCGCGGCCGCCGCGGCGCACCGCGAGGAGGTGGCCTCGGTGCTGCGCCGCGCCGGGTGCGCTCACCTGGTGTTGCGGACGGATTCGGACTGGATCGCCGACGTCGTGCGGTTCGTGGTGGCCCGCAAGCGCGGTTGGTCCGGAGGAGCTGCTTGA
- a CDS encoding AAA family ATPase: MTEAGNGESGGAGAAAARPADQVSTPARDAQLLERTVFEVKRVIVGQDRLVERVLTGLLAKGHILLEGVPGVAKTLAVETFARVVGGSFSRIQFTPDLVPADILGTRIYRQGSERFDVELGPVLANFVLADEINRAPAKVQSALLEVMAERHVSIGGESFPMPAPFLVLATQNPIENEGVYPLPEAQRDRFLFKLPVEYPSAEEEREIIYRMGVASPEPNAVLNPDELIRLQEVASSVFVHHALVDYVVRLVVATRSPNEHGLSDIAGWVSYGASPRASLGIIAAARALALVRGRDYVLPQDVVDVVPDVLRHRLVLSYDALADGIPVEHIVNRVLQTVPLPQVSARPQAGPPTPAPVGGPAGYGQPQHGPNPHQ, encoded by the coding sequence GTGACCGAGGCCGGCAACGGTGAGAGCGGGGGCGCCGGAGCCGCGGCGGCGCGTCCGGCGGACCAGGTGAGCACTCCGGCGCGCGATGCGCAGCTGCTGGAGCGGACCGTGTTCGAGGTCAAGCGGGTGATCGTCGGGCAGGACCGGCTCGTGGAGCGGGTGCTGACCGGGCTGCTCGCCAAGGGCCACATCCTGCTGGAGGGTGTGCCCGGCGTGGCCAAGACGCTCGCCGTGGAGACCTTCGCGCGGGTCGTCGGTGGCAGCTTCTCCCGGATCCAGTTCACCCCCGACCTGGTACCCGCGGACATCCTCGGCACCCGCATCTACCGGCAGGGCAGCGAGCGCTTCGACGTCGAGCTCGGCCCGGTGCTGGCCAACTTCGTGCTCGCCGACGAGATCAACCGCGCCCCCGCGAAGGTCCAGTCGGCGCTGCTGGAGGTGATGGCCGAGCGGCACGTCTCCATCGGCGGCGAGAGCTTCCCGATGCCCGCCCCGTTCCTGGTGCTGGCGACCCAGAACCCGATCGAGAACGAGGGCGTCTACCCGCTGCCGGAGGCGCAGCGCGACCGGTTCCTGTTCAAGCTCCCGGTCGAGTACCCCTCCGCCGAGGAGGAGCGGGAGATCATCTACCGGATGGGCGTGGCGTCCCCGGAGCCGAACGCGGTGCTCAACCCGGACGAGCTGATCCGGCTGCAGGAGGTCGCCTCCTCGGTGTTCGTGCACCACGCGCTGGTCGACTACGTGGTGCGCCTGGTGGTGGCCACCCGCTCGCCCAACGAGCACGGGCTCTCGGACATCGCCGGCTGGGTGTCCTACGGGGCCTCGCCGCGCGCCAGCCTGGGCATCATCGCCGCGGCGCGGGCGCTGGCGCTGGTGCGCGGGCGCGACTACGTGCTGCCGCAGGACGTGGTGGACGTGGTGCCGGACGTGCTGCGGCACCGGCTGGTGCTGTCCTACGACGCCCTGGCCGACGGCATCCCGGTGGAGCACATCGTCAACCGGGTGCTGCAGACCGTGCCGCTGCCGCAGGTCTCGGCCCGCCCGCAGGCCGGCCCGCCCACGCCGGCTCCGGTCGGCGGTCCCGCCGGCTACGGCCAGCCCCAGCACGGGCCCAACCCGCACCAGTGA
- the mobA gene encoding NTP transferase domain-containing protein, giving the protein MEFAAVVLAGGRARRLGGVDKVLLPVGGRTLLDRTLDAVADADPLVVVGPPRPTERPVRWTAEDPPGGGPLAGLQAGLALLPPDTRTVAVLAGDHPHLTPATVDRLRTALRAAPPAGGAVLVDSDDRPQWLVGLWRASALRDAVPADARDRPLRAVLDPLAPVRVPASGLEASDVDTPEDLREARATDG; this is encoded by the coding sequence GTGGAGTTCGCGGCGGTGGTGCTGGCTGGTGGTCGGGCGCGTCGGCTGGGCGGGGTGGACAAGGTCCTGCTGCCGGTCGGCGGGCGGACGCTGCTGGACCGGACACTGGACGCGGTCGCCGACGCCGACCCGCTGGTCGTGGTCGGCCCGCCGCGCCCCACGGAGCGCCCGGTGCGCTGGACCGCCGAGGACCCGCCGGGCGGCGGGCCGCTCGCCGGGCTGCAGGCGGGGCTCGCGCTGCTCCCACCGGACACCCGCACCGTCGCGGTGCTCGCCGGGGACCACCCGCACCTGACCCCGGCCACGGTCGACCGGCTCCGCACCGCGCTGCGCGCGGCTCCCCCGGCCGGCGGCGCCGTCCTCGTCGACTCCGACGACCGTCCGCAGTGGCTGGTGGGGCTCTGGCGCGCGAGCGCGCTGCGGGACGCCGTGCCCGCCGACGCCCGGGACCGCCCGCTCCGCGCGGTCCTGGACCCGCTCGCCCCGGTGCGCGTCCCGGCGAGCGGGCTCGAAGCCTCCGATGTGGACACCCCGGAGGACCTTCGCGAGGCCCGCGCCACGGACGGCTGA
- a CDS encoding NlpC/P60 family protein yields the protein MPGRPGVRRTAAITLLVAVGLASPGVVAAVPPPPPNPSDAELQAGRERSQQVAGRVGELANQLAEAEAKLLELQAQVELTMEDANKARVDLVRAEAAHAEARRAAEAARAEAEVAGQRIEQHRERLDRFVAGSYRQGSQIGSATAFVGSRDPEEVLDRALYLDVISRSELDVLEDLQRARVEKVNKDSLARAALAEAEATRRAADEARRAAAQAERAAIAAQDTQAAQARRLEAGKAAVEAQLAEARSHVSGLEQQRDRYQEWLAAKEREEAAAAQAAPQSTGSGGPARPVSGRSVEVVVSRALSQLGVPYAWGGGNSRGPTRGIRDGGVADAHGDYAKIGFDCSGLMIYAFAGAGVSLDHYSGYQYQSGRRVPLAQARRGDLLFWQTGGRIHHVALYLGDGTMVEAPYSGAKVRVTSVRYGGIAPYAVRLL from the coding sequence GTGCCCGGAAGACCAGGCGTGCGCAGAACCGCCGCCATCACGCTGCTCGTCGCGGTCGGCCTGGCGTCCCCGGGCGTGGTCGCTGCCGTGCCGCCACCCCCGCCGAACCCCAGCGACGCCGAGCTGCAGGCCGGACGCGAGAGGTCGCAGCAGGTGGCCGGGCGCGTCGGCGAGCTCGCGAACCAGCTGGCCGAGGCGGAGGCGAAGCTCCTCGAGCTGCAGGCCCAGGTCGAGCTGACGATGGAGGACGCGAACAAGGCGCGGGTCGACCTGGTCCGCGCGGAGGCCGCGCACGCCGAGGCCCGCCGCGCCGCCGAGGCCGCCCGCGCCGAGGCCGAGGTGGCCGGTCAGCGCATCGAGCAGCACCGCGAGCGCCTGGACCGCTTCGTCGCGGGCAGCTACCGCCAGGGCAGCCAGATCGGCTCGGCCACGGCGTTCGTCGGCTCCCGCGACCCGGAGGAGGTGCTCGACCGGGCGCTGTACCTGGACGTGATCAGCAGGTCCGAGCTGGACGTCCTGGAGGACCTGCAGCGCGCCCGCGTGGAGAAGGTCAACAAGGACTCGCTGGCCCGGGCCGCGCTCGCCGAGGCCGAGGCCACGCGGCGGGCCGCTGACGAGGCGCGCCGCGCGGCCGCCCAGGCTGAGCGGGCCGCGATCGCCGCGCAGGACACCCAGGCCGCGCAGGCGCGGCGGCTGGAGGCCGGCAAGGCCGCCGTCGAGGCGCAGCTGGCCGAGGCGCGGTCGCACGTGTCCGGTCTGGAGCAGCAGCGTGACCGGTACCAGGAGTGGCTGGCGGCCAAGGAGCGCGAGGAGGCGGCCGCGGCGCAGGCCGCCCCGCAGTCGACCGGCTCCGGCGGCCCGGCGCGTCCGGTCAGCGGTCGGTCGGTCGAGGTGGTGGTCAGCCGCGCGCTGTCCCAGCTGGGCGTGCCCTACGCCTGGGGTGGCGGCAACTCCCGCGGGCCGACCCGGGGCATCCGCGACGGGGGAGTGGCCGACGCGCACGGCGACTACGCCAAGATCGGCTTCGACTGCTCGGGACTGATGATCTACGCCTTCGCCGGCGCGGGCGTCTCGCTCGACCACTACAGCGGCTACCAGTACCAGTCCGGGCGCCGGGTGCCCCTGGCGCAGGCGCGCCGCGGTGACCTGCTCTTCTGGCAGACCGGTGGCCGCATCCACCACGTGGCCCTCTACCTGGGCGACGGCACGATGGTGGAGGCCCCGTACTCGGGCGCGAAGGTCCGGGTGACCTCGGTCCGCTACGGCGGCATCGCCCCGTACGCGGTCCGCCTGCTCTGA